From the Xiphophorus hellerii strain 12219 chromosome 20, Xiphophorus_hellerii-4.1, whole genome shotgun sequence genome, the window ATGTTTCTGGTTTCAGAACCGAGTTTCCTCCAGACCAGGAAGTACTCTTTACATGAGAGGCTGGCGTGagacaaacaaaaccaaaatctgCAGAATAATCTGCCTGAGCGACACAGAGACTCATAACTGCAGCGCAGCAGGTAATCTGTTCTCTGACTCGGTTTCTGTGACGCACCATTTCTCCTTATTTCTGCATCTGCAGGATTGGTGGAAGTGGTCCAGCAGGTTTTTAGCTGCGATCAGTcgatgctgcagcagaaaacaagCAGACGCTCTTATCTCTGAGATCAGCTCATCGCATGTCGGTTTTGTCTCAACTAGTTTTATCTTGGAAACTCCTGAAGAGCTTTTAGAGATTTCCTGCCCGACATCGCTGTGAAACCGGAAAGATTTCAGACAAACTCGCTGTTTCAAGTTCTGCAGTGGTCAGATTTTTCACTCACATCTTTAGGATTATTTGAAGACAATCAAAACTAACATGCCTGATTAGACTGAGCATAAAAGGCCTCCTGATGGAAACCTTTGAGTTGGGAGAGATTGGGTCAGAAACGGATGGAAATTTCCTCCAGCTTCACTAAAGTGTCGGTGACGCAACCGACTTCCTGCATTTAGACAAACCCAACAGAGGAAACTCAACGGGGCTTTTTCATCACTTCTAAATGCCTGAAACTTTCTATCTGCTGAATCGTGGGGACAGATATTTCATAACATAAACATAATAATCAGAGAAGGCCTGATCACCAACAAAGATCTAATAACACCGTTTTTATCTCTGCCATTTAAATTTTATCTGATTATTTCATTACACCtcttatttttaactttaaacaggattgttgctttttcatttttctctgcttattgttcaataaatatgaataagctcaaaatatgattaaattcaGACACTAACTGCGTTCTTAtgattgcacaaattggaattacaaaaataaatcagcttaatgaaaatattttacaaaatttggaaaaaactttttcagttgtattttgtaaaagtcaTCAAATTAGTCaagtgatcaacaaccggatgttactactgatggaaacgacaaagaagacgacaggaagtggtacgCAGGTGATGGGCAGcgtgtttttaaataacttattgcgttacatttattcacatgtgattttaatgaagTTTCTTGTTCTATCGAAACACAGAaatcgtttttttggacattagTGGGATATCagtaaagtttgtattttttttctcgctgAATTCAGCAGAGCTAAGTAAGgctagatgttagcttctgctgtagCGCATGTTGAGgtatataattattaaaataggcagctataaacatttttagaggTAATGTCAAGAATATGCAGATTTGATCATttcatgttctggttctgaactcCTGCGAAGACCGAAGGGTCAACTGTAGATCAAATTTTATTCCaaaatgttgagttttgctgtttgttggaAAAGTCGAGGCATACAAcgtacattttaaattgtaccTTTTAgaacaacaattaaaaaagaaaaaattatatgtttttaaaatataattttatttaaaaaaacaaaaagcaggaaATTTGTTCCTCATCTGCAgaatctgctgctgctcaagtccaaaagatgaataaaaatgaagttataaTGAACCCAGATGAGGACGACGGGAGTTATGAgttacaaccaaaacaatattCAGAGTGAAAACCGGCTGATTGGTCGAAAGTCAAGCAGGAATGTCAGAGCAaataagccccgccccctttaATAACTTCCTGTTTGGAACCTGTGAAGGGTCAAGGGTCAGTTTGGCTCTGGAAATGATGAAggactttaaaaaacacaatcagaGGAACAAACATGATGGTTTCTGTCAGCATCTGAGCtttggaaacaaaatggagcaaaaatatGAGAGGATGTTTTTATGCACCGATGTTCctatgaattatttatttacatatatattgaAACAATTGACAACTAATATGGTGACTGAATAATTGAATTTAATTATCTATTTGCATTACTTTATGTATTTGTCAATATTGTGCAAAATAGGCTtcagtggttaaatgaaaaatctacagaatgtgaaagttaatcgattaattgtcagaatgatcaattagtaaaataatcattattcACCCCACTAACTCTTTCAGAttatttagtcttttattttttttattctgctgctTCAAATGGTTTTTTATAATAGTACTTATTCTCGGTTGTTGAAGTTTTATTctattcttttattctttagCTCGTAAAGTTGaaaacttttggaaattttctgagattcaaaagtccaaaatgttcaacttcatgagctcagaaaatttctatgtttttttctcGAAAATACATGAAATTGAACATTTACAAAACTGATTTCAGGGTCGAAAATTAAAGTATGCTGATGACAccaagtttctttaaaaaagaaataacactTTAGAtcagtttaagaatattgtttacCATGGAAACGGTTTAGTTATTCACATACAACTAATAATGTCAAGATGTCTTTGCTATTTAGTTTATGACTAAACTAAACTGAATTTATCAAGTTATTTTAGGTTTGCAATTCTTAAATATTCTaactttatttgtttgaataatTTGCAGTAATTTGAGGCAGCTAGTTTTTAATTGAAGTAAACCTGTTTTCCATGTTGCATTGCAAACACTGAATAGTACAAGTTATGTTCACTcatatttttcagttaaatGCTATGTACTGTAAATAGTCATATTTACTGTAACTCTGGtggccaaccgccataaaaagggcaagaagaagaaaaagaaagtgaaagtaaaaaccTGGAGCGGCTCCAAGCAAAGAACAGCTGCTGTTTCCTCTGAGACAGAAATTCACTTTTAAATTCGCTTCAGGaacagaaggagagagagacGAGGTCAGTCTGGGCAGGAAATGTTTAGCGGCACAAAAACTTCCTGATTTAACTTTCGGTTTGTTCTGCTTGCAGAGAGAAAATGGCTTCCGGCTCCGAGAAGAATCTCTCCTGCCCCATCTGCCACGAAATCTTCACGGATCCTGTGGTTCTGTCGTGCAGCCACAGCTTCTGCCAGGCCTGCGTCCAGTCCTGGTGGAAGGAAAAGCTAATAAACGAGTGTCCGGTTTGCAAGGAAAGGCCTCTGAGCAACCCGCCCATCAGCTCGGCTTTGAGGAATCTGTGTTTAGCGGAAAAAACGAGGCTCTCTGCGGGAGCGGAGCCGGGACTCTGCAGCCAGCACAGCGAGAAGCTGAAGCTGTTCTGCCTGGACCACCAGCAGTCCGTCTGCGTCGTCTGCAGGGACTCCAAAGCTCACAGCAACCACAGGTTTAGACCCATCGACGAGGCGGCGGAGGAGCGCAGGGAGGAGGTCCGGGAGTCCCTCACGGCTCTGCGGGAACAGCTGAAGCTCTTCGAAGAGGCGAAGGGGAGCCGCGACCAAAACGCCAAACACATCAAGAGCCAGAACAGAAACACGGAGAAGCAGATCCGGGATCAGTTCAGGAAGTTTCACCAGCttctgcaggaggaagaggaggcgcGCATCGCCGCGCTGAGGGAGGAAGAGCGGCAGAAAAGCAAAGCGCTGAGGGAGGAATCGGAAGCTCTCGGCAGGATTATCTCCGATTTCTCCACCACAATCAGAGAGACGGAGAAGCAGCTGAAGGCCGACAGCGTTTCCTTCCTGCACTCCTACAAAGCCGCCTTAAAAACAGCGGAACAGCGCCGCCTGCAGGACGACCCGGCACCGTCCGCCGGCGCGCTGCTGGACGTGGCAAAGCATCTGGGCAACCTGACCTTCAACATCTGGATCCAGATGAAGGCGGCCGTCTGCTTCTCCGCCGTggttctggacccaaacacTGCTCACCCCGAGCTGACCCCGGACGACGACCTGAGCGCCGCGACGCACGGAGAGCGGCTCAAGCTGCCGGACAACCCGGAGCGGTTCGGCTGGTGCCGCGCCGTGCTCGGCTCGGACGGGTTCACTTCCGGGTCGCACAGCTGGGAGGTCGAGGTCGGAGAAGGCGGCGGCTGggaggtgggcgtggcggcggaGTCCGCGGACAGGAAGGGGTCCGTCGGGTCGGGGTCGTGGAGGATCGGTCTGGACGGCGCCTTTCTGGCCTTTTTCCCTCCAGGGAGAAGTTCGGTTCTGTCCGTCAAGCCGCCCCGGAGGATCCGAGTCCATCTGGACTGGGAGAGGGGGAAGCTGTCGTTCTCAGACGCCGATACCGGCGGACACATCCACACCTTCAGCCACTGCTTCACTGAGAAACTGTTTCCGTTTTTCAGCGTCAAGAAGGAGAAAACGCTGAAAATATCAACAACAGCAGTTTCTGCCTCTGTGGGCCAGTGATGGGAGGAAAGTTCAGGTTCAGCAGAAAAGAAATGATCATTATGCACCAAAATATCACCTGCTG encodes:
- the LOC116710281 gene encoding nuclear factor 7, ovary-like, translated to MASGSEKNLSCPICHEIFTDPVVLSCSHSFCQACVQSWWKEKLINECPVCKERPLSNPPISSALRNLCLAEKTRLSAGAEPGLCSQHSEKLKLFCLDHQQSVCVVCRDSKAHSNHRFRPIDEAAEERREEVRESLTALREQLKLFEEAKGSRDQNAKHIKSQNRNTEKQIRDQFRKFHQLLQEEEEARIAALREEERQKSKALREESEALGRIISDFSTTIRETEKQLKADSVSFLHSYKAALKTAEQRRLQDDPAPSAGALLDVAKHLGNLTFNIWIQMKAAVCFSAVVLDPNTAHPELTPDDDLSAATHGERLKLPDNPERFGWCRAVLGSDGFTSGSHSWEVEVGEGGGWEVGVAAESADRKGSVGSGSWRIGLDGAFLAFFPPGRSSVLSVKPPRRIRVHLDWERGKLSFSDADTGGHIHTFSHCFTEKLFPFFSVKKEKTLKISTTAVSASVGQ